The Thamnophis elegans isolate rThaEle1 chromosome Z, rThaEle1.pri, whole genome shotgun sequence genome contains a region encoding:
- the LOC116522912 gene encoding olfactory receptor 4N5-like, whose protein sequence is MDSGNHTEFVLEELSETRELQVLLCILLLIFYIIILPANFLIIVTILKDRQLGAPMFFFLGNLALMDISYSFVTPPKMIVNFFSGSQSISFKECLTQVFFIHFLGAAEIHLLISMAVDRYVAICHPLHYVTIITKPVCWALVVTAWFGGFMHSIIQIILILPLPFCGPNKLKNFFCDVTQIIRLACTNTYKLEFSMFVNSGLTTAGCFVLLLISYGALLVKVRTGASQGKTKASSTCITHIIIVFIMFGPAIYLYCHPFHDFPFDKMVGFLHTVVFPLMNPMIYTLRNKEIKVAMWRLLKNRNI, encoded by the coding sequence ATGGATTCAGGCAACCACACCGAGTTTGTTCTTGAGGAGTTATCAGAGACCAGGGAACTTCAAGTCTTATTGTGTATCCTCCTCTTGATCTTCTACATCATCATTCTTCCTGCGAACTTTCTCATCATTGTGACTATTTTGAAAGACCGCCAATTGGGAGctcccatgtttttcttcttgggCAACCTGGCTTTGATGGACATTTCCTACAGCTTTGTCACCCCTCCAAAGATGATAGTCAACTTCTTCTCTGGAAGCCAAAGTATCTCATTCAAAGAATGCCTGACACAGgtttttttcatccattttctaGGTGCAGCTGAGATACATCTCCTTATTTCCATGGCAGTTGATCGATATGTGGCTATCTGCCACCCATTACATTATGTTACTATAATCACCAAACCAGTGTGCTGGGCTTTAGTGGTGACTGCATGGTTTGGAGGATTCATGCATTCCATAATTCAGATCATTCTCATCCTCCCACTTCCTTTCTGTGGTCCCAATAAACTGAAGAATTTTTTCTGTGATGTCACCCAAATAATCAGGTTGGCTTGCACCAATACCTACAAGCTAGAATTTTCTATGTTTGTCAACAGTGGACTTACAACTGCTGGATGCTTcgtcctccttctcatttcctaTGGGGCACTGCTGGTCAAAGTGAGGACAGGTGCCAGCCAAGGGAAGACCAAAGCATCTTCTACCTGCATCACTCACATCATCATCGTTTTCATCATGTTTGGTCCAGCCATTTACCTCTACTGTCACCCCTTCCATGACTTTCCCTTTGACAAAATGGTGGGCTTTCTTCACACTGTGGTTTTCCCTTTGATGAACCCCATGATTTATACCCTGAGGAATAAAGAAATCAAAGTTGCCATGTGGAGACTATTGAAGAACCGCAACATCTAG